The following are encoded in a window of Candidatus Nitrosotalea sinensis genomic DNA:
- a CDS encoding ribosomal RNA small subunit methyltransferase A: MIKRKLLGQHFLISDKIAKSIVSFADVKPDDIVLEIGTGKGILIPLLCKDAKKVISVEKDEMLYLQAKKTFSDVPNLVLEQGDAFKKDLSFTVLVSNLPYSESRTAIEWLVQKKFKHAVLMVQKEFAQKLVKKEGKERRAISVIAGYCLDIDEKLDVKNTSFRPPPKVDSTVLLIVPKNIISKDVIDNINKLFSFRRKTLRHIGKKMGIEIDSDKRLEDISDGEIINIAKQITK; encoded by the coding sequence ATGATCAAACGCAAGTTACTTGGTCAACATTTTCTAATATCTGACAAAATAGCAAAATCCATAGTTTCTTTTGCAGATGTCAAACCAGATGACATTGTATTGGAAATAGGTACAGGAAAAGGCATCCTTATTCCTCTGCTATGCAAGGATGCAAAGAAGGTCATCTCTGTAGAAAAAGACGAGATGCTATACCTTCAAGCAAAGAAAACGTTCTCTGACGTGCCAAATCTAGTGCTTGAGCAGGGTGATGCGTTCAAAAAAGACCTATCCTTTACAGTTCTTGTCTCAAATCTGCCCTATTCTGAGAGTCGAACTGCTATAGAATGGCTTGTCCAAAAAAAGTTCAAGCATGCTGTTTTGATGGTGCAAAAAGAGTTTGCCCAAAAATTAGTAAAAAAGGAAGGAAAAGAAAGACGGGCCATCTCTGTGATTGCTGGATACTGTCTTGATATAGACGAGAAGCTAGATGTCAAAAATACTAGTTTTAGACCTCCTCCAAAGGTGGACTCGACAGTTCTTCTAATTGTTCCAAAAAATATTATCTCAAAAGATGTAATTGATAACATCAACAAGTTGTTCTCGTTTAGAAGAAAGACATTGAGACACATTGGAAAGAAAATGGGAATAGAGATTGATTCAGATAAGAGATTGGAAGATATTTCAGATGGAGAGATAATAAATATTGCAAAACAAATCACAAAATGA
- a CDS encoding HemK2/MTQ2 family protein methyltransferase — translation MQNKSQNDYYIPAEDSFFLEDYIKNQKGHSALDIGTGSGILAKSLSENFDLVIATDINMHALDRAHKSVENCICCNAADALQPIFDLVVCNLPYLPSDNVQDLAVDGLEDGVPVPSMVIKSATQVLKSGGKMILLTSSLANYEMLSSLAKSLGFDVSIGAKKRLFYEDLVILECKKR, via the coding sequence TTGCAAAACAAATCACAAAATGATTATTACATTCCAGCAGAGGACTCTTTTTTTCTTGAAGATTACATAAAAAACCAAAAAGGACACTCTGCACTTGATATTGGTACAGGCTCTGGCATACTTGCCAAGTCTTTATCTGAAAATTTTGATCTTGTTATTGCAACTGATATCAATATGCATGCACTTGATAGGGCACACAAGTCTGTTGAAAACTGTATCTGTTGTAATGCTGCTGATGCATTACAACCAATCTTTGATCTTGTTGTGTGCAACTTGCCATATTTGCCATCTGATAATGTTCAAGACCTTGCAGTTGATGGACTAGAAGATGGTGTTCCAGTACCAAGCATGGTAATAAAATCTGCAACTCAAGTTCTCAAAAGTGGGGGAAAGATGATACTTCTTACATCTTCACTTGCAAACTATGAAATGTTATCAAGTCTTGCCAAGTCGCTTGGATTTGATGTCTCAATTGGTGCAAAAAAGAGACTCTTCTATGAAGACCTGGTAATACTTGAATGCAAAAAGAGATGA
- a CDS encoding cupredoxin domain-containing protein: protein MKSIITVSILALVVSCLVWIPSAQGYNAQVTIVNGTSSHCKPDLSCYEPFQVNISVGDTVTWTNNDNRTHTVTTGTTNYGPQGVFDSGSIPPGKSFTQFFGSVGKYSYYDKTDMWPSGLVSVSTGFSHAELSWIQNSLKIEKQNYTSNGLVITKLIQNTGNADAKSIIFTLKIKNQTSLLYNNLAKLDVPTGQSVPVQFVWSNPTTGQYQLFFEANSANSIGDMNANDDRSLDIISIPSNPVLNQQPLTHANFTIMNNPNNNANVPEFGPVSYMVLMISIMSTVLVFRYQKRLFS from the coding sequence TTGAAATCCATCATTACTGTATCAATTCTAGCGCTGGTTGTATCATGTCTAGTGTGGATTCCAAGTGCCCAAGGATATAACGCACAGGTCACAATTGTAAACGGCACATCAAGTCACTGCAAACCAGACCTCTCATGCTACGAGCCGTTCCAGGTAAACATCTCAGTTGGAGATACTGTAACATGGACAAATAATGACAACCGAACCCATACTGTTACCACTGGCACCACAAATTATGGACCCCAAGGGGTGTTTGACAGTGGGTCGATACCTCCTGGAAAGTCATTTACCCAGTTCTTTGGCTCTGTGGGAAAATACAGCTATTATGACAAGACAGACATGTGGCCATCAGGTTTGGTTTCAGTATCAACGGGATTCTCACATGCTGAGCTGTCCTGGATCCAAAACTCACTTAAAATTGAAAAACAAAACTATACCTCAAATGGGTTGGTAATTACAAAACTAATTCAAAATACTGGAAATGCAGACGCTAAATCGATTATATTCACATTAAAGATAAAAAATCAAACATCACTTCTTTACAATAATCTTGCCAAGCTTGATGTTCCTACTGGACAAAGTGTGCCAGTACAGTTTGTCTGGAGCAATCCCACAACAGGACAATACCAACTGTTCTTTGAAGCAAACTCTGCAAACAGCATAGGAGACATGAACGCAAATGATGATAGGTCACTTGACATCATATCAATTCCATCAAATCCAGTATTAAACCAGCAACCATTAACACATGCAAACTTTACAATCATGAACAATCCAAACAATAATGCAAATGTTCCCGAGTTTGGACCTGTATCGTATATGGTTCTAATGATATCGATAATGTCTACAGTACTGGTTTTTAGATATCAAAAAAGATTATTTTCGTAA
- a CDS encoding isocitrate/isopropylmalate dehydrogenase family protein, whose translation MGKKAAIIRGDGIGPEIVDAMLHVLKSCNTQTELILCEAGSEQWEKHGGETYIPDSTMKILESSDAGFKGPTTTIPKPNSPRSVAVTLRQKFDLYANIRPIRTYKRITPDRTLDFVCFREATEGLYTGIEFKVSDDAAIAIRKITRQGSSRFINSALDWAKKYHMNKMVAITKRNILKVTDGIFWEEVEKVAKANPGISIEELYIDNMTQQLVIKPEQFNGSVLISTNLFMDIISELASGIIGSIGLVYSANMGDRFAMFEAAHGSAPSFKGLNKVNPTAAILSGAWMVEYLGETHIKDAIFAATDQVINEGKYVTFDIGGSATTKQMTDAIVEIAKQKLRK comes from the coding sequence TTGGGAAAAAAGGCCGCAATTATTAGAGGAGACGGAATAGGACCAGAAATCGTAGATGCGATGCTGCATGTACTAAAGTCATGTAATACTCAAACGGAACTAATTCTCTGTGAGGCAGGCTCTGAGCAGTGGGAAAAACATGGCGGCGAGACATACATCCCAGATTCTACAATGAAGATACTGGAAAGCTCAGACGCTGGATTTAAGGGTCCAACTACAACAATTCCAAAGCCAAACTCTCCTAGAAGTGTTGCAGTAACCTTGAGACAGAAATTTGATCTTTATGCAAACATCAGGCCAATTAGGACATACAAGAGAATAACACCAGATAGAACACTTGACTTTGTTTGCTTTAGAGAGGCAACAGAGGGACTTTACACAGGAATTGAATTCAAAGTATCAGACGATGCTGCAATTGCAATAAGAAAAATTACAAGACAGGGAAGTAGTCGCTTTATCAATTCTGCACTAGATTGGGCAAAAAAATACCACATGAACAAGATGGTTGCAATAACAAAGAGAAACATACTCAAAGTTACTGATGGAATCTTTTGGGAAGAGGTGGAAAAGGTAGCCAAAGCAAACCCAGGAATATCAATAGAGGAACTATACATTGACAACATGACACAGCAACTTGTCATAAAACCAGAACAGTTCAATGGTTCTGTCTTGATTAGCACAAATCTTTTCATGGATATCATATCAGAATTGGCATCAGGCATTATTGGATCAATAGGACTAGTGTATTCTGCAAACATGGGAGACAGATTTGCAATGTTTGAAGCTGCTCACGGAAGTGCGCCATCATTTAAGGGCCTAAACAAGGTAAACCCAACTGCTGCAATATTATCAGGTGCTTGGATGGTAGAATACCTAGGTGAGACACACATCAAGGATGCAATTTTTGCTGCAACAGATCAAGTAATCAATGAGGGCAAGTATGTTACATTTGACATTGGTGGAAGCGCAACCACAAAACAGATGACAGATGCAATTGTTGAAATTGCAAAACAGAAATTACGAAAATAA
- a CDS encoding metallophosphoesterase family protein, translating into MKIVQISDIHVGAQFKESTFDLAVEEINQLKPSVIVATGDLTNEGLLKEYEKCKAKFSQFDVEKIIAISGNHDYRNTGYLLFKKYFPFDSVNELDDDTVLVTLGTARPDRDEGEIGYRQNLWLERTMKKYENKTKILAMHHHLIGVPDTGTDRVTVIDSGDALRTALASKIDLVICGHKHRPWFWHFGNLSIANAGTISSERMRGLFENTYNIITIEKGKIKVDLKIVGGEKIHLKDLVENYKRFGEE; encoded by the coding sequence ATGAAGATAGTGCAGATATCTGATATCCATGTTGGAGCACAATTCAAAGAAAGCACCTTTGATCTTGCAGTTGAAGAGATAAACCAACTCAAGCCGTCTGTTATTGTTGCAACAGGTGATCTTACAAATGAAGGACTGCTAAAAGAATATGAGAAATGCAAGGCAAAATTCTCCCAATTTGATGTAGAAAAAATAATTGCAATTAGCGGAAATCATGATTATAGAAACACGGGATATCTGTTGTTCAAAAAATATTTTCCATTTGATTCTGTAAATGAACTTGATGATGACACAGTTCTTGTTACACTTGGTACTGCAAGACCTGACAGGGACGAAGGGGAGATTGGATATAGACAAAATCTATGGCTTGAGAGAACTATGAAAAAATATGAAAACAAGACCAAGATACTTGCAATGCACCACCACCTAATCGGAGTTCCTGATACTGGAACTGATAGGGTTACTGTTATTGATTCTGGTGATGCGCTGCGCACGGCACTTGCAAGCAAGATAGACTTGGTCATATGTGGACACAAGCATAGGCCATGGTTTTGGCATTTTGGTAATTTATCAATAGCAAATGCTGGAACCATATCTTCTGAGAGAATGAGAGGACTCTTTGAGAATACTTACAATATCATAACAATTGAGAAAGGCAAGATCAAGGTGGACCTCAAGATTGTAGGCGGAGAGAAGATACATCTCAAGGACCTTGTGGAAAACTACAAACGCTTTGGCGAAGAATAA